A stretch of the Saccharolobus caldissimus genome encodes the following:
- a CDS encoding phosphoadenosine phosphosulfate reductase family protein, translating into MAHKLTETFRVFDSLKNENRFILAYSGGKDSTLVSILFFKWLSSRKLSGKEIYIIHNDTQSELDILETWARDFMNQFCRKVEDTGNVCQKLFSTPNQNFFIKTIILGYPAPSFAFRWCVNHLKITPNKEMIKKLSDKPFILITGHREEESSARASIIKNNSLTSCPLSEYSCNSSFFMNLDVKNGVKVMPIKNWTVNEVWQYLARVNDFDLSGLYLLYNGNLEARYGCWHCTLVKIQKNIYNLSDNYYYLEALRIIYRTVSDIEIFREKKEWGYSKLGPLNALGRGLMLKLFPITEKYSGKRFYGLDEYKIEGYSLREIFYEIDPDEADKVIQKIKFRTKGNRFISIKTLRTVKIDKYLLDKIYEYIKRNVAYNILEIRGNYVEKLLNEI; encoded by the coding sequence ATGGCTCATAAACTCACTGAGACTTTTCGCGTATTTGATTCGCTAAAGAATGAAAATAGATTTATATTAGCTTATAGTGGTGGAAAAGATTCAACTTTGGTTTCAATTTTATTTTTTAAATGGTTATCCTCAAGAAAGTTAAGTGGAAAGGAGATATATATTATCCATAACGATACACAAAGCGAACTAGATATTTTAGAAACCTGGGCAAGGGATTTTATGAATCAATTTTGTAGGAAGGTAGAAGATACTGGCAATGTTTGTCAAAAGTTATTCAGTACACCTAATCAGAATTTTTTCATAAAAACGATAATTTTAGGCTATCCTGCGCCGTCTTTTGCCTTTAGATGGTGTGTTAATCATCTTAAAATTACTCCTAACAAAGAAATGATTAAAAAACTCTCTGATAAACCATTTATATTAATTACTGGTCATAGAGAAGAAGAATCATCTGCTAGAGCGTCAATAATTAAGAATAATTCCTTAACCTCATGTCCTCTTTCTGAATATTCTTGCAATTCTTCATTCTTTATGAATCTAGACGTGAAAAACGGTGTAAAAGTAATGCCTATTAAAAATTGGACAGTAAATGAAGTCTGGCAATATCTTGCAAGAGTAAATGACTTTGATTTATCTGGTCTTTATTTATTATATAATGGAAATCTTGAAGCTAGATATGGGTGTTGGCATTGTACCTTAGTAAAAATACAAAAGAATATTTATAATTTATCAGATAATTATTACTATTTAGAAGCTTTACGGATAATTTATAGAACCGTTTCCGACATTGAAATTTTTAGAGAGAAAAAAGAATGGGGATATTCGAAACTAGGCCCTTTAAACGCGTTAGGTAGGGGATTGATGCTCAAATTGTTTCCCATAACTGAAAAATATTCTGGAAAAAGGTTTTACGGGTTAGACGAGTATAAAATAGAAGGTTACTCATTAAGAGAGATATTTTACGAAATAGATCCAGATGAAGCTGATAAAGTAATTCAAAAGATAAAATTTAGAACAAAAGGTAATAGATTCATTAGTATTAAAACACTACGCACAGTAAAAATAGATAAGTATTTATTAGATAAAATTTATGAATATATTAAGAGAAATGTTGCATATAATATCTTAGAAATAAGAGGAAACTATGTAGAGAAATTACTTAATGAAATTTAA
- a CDS encoding DEAD/DEAH box helicase, producing the protein MVYNIEKIYYINVKDRQQINLEGTAKEAMELISNSIKKNSLAVVQGPPGTGKTTLYYTVIENSLDDLDENEVIVYTAPSNRLVADMLKRMCKLFPDKNTFLEQVRVYGSQFNYTNFESLRGPITKKVKLVITTDYQRIFFSREFKSKDYLSRFHMLIDEASRSPLHREFTPIAEELLRSGKQILGSLNVIGDPMQAISLTEFYRISRREYLLMEKILMKLIENDYPDLYKDIINKKIDLMDAIYQNPPKSFYNFLDTTRRLPTPTEEIISNAYYGGLLKSVVDGKRVIKEIGRSYDSEILNRLKNEQELSGFAKNIEEVITTERIGIYHHVRQKFAYNDPEYDLYDDIRAKIAASYAIILAAATKKHTTIISPYVDMSIQTKLLISSLINRYNLRELNELIDVTTVQSMLGGEDYNIIAVLGKEHTTQSYDEPLYTIYFNEPELLNVQLSRHKGIFIVVGNLGRLRTTAGKEHKDEIKTAAEEVARLSGIEFRGTRKSDIDIIDPHAELLFDIYDQ; encoded by the coding sequence ATGGTATATAATATCGAAAAAATTTATTATATTAATGTAAAAGATAGACAGCAGATAAACTTAGAAGGTACTGCAAAAGAAGCCATGGAATTAATAAGTAACTCAATAAAGAAGAATAGCCTTGCTGTAGTTCAGGGTCCTCCTGGAACAGGGAAGACTACTCTCTATTACACTGTTATCGAGAATTCTTTAGATGATTTAGATGAAAATGAAGTAATTGTGTATACTGCACCAAGTAATAGACTAGTTGCCGATATGCTTAAACGTATGTGTAAACTATTTCCCGATAAAAATACTTTTCTAGAGCAAGTTAGAGTTTATGGAAGCCAATTTAATTATACAAATTTTGAATCTTTAAGGGGCCCAATAACTAAAAAAGTAAAGCTAGTTATTACTACTGATTATCAACGAATTTTCTTTTCTAGGGAATTTAAATCTAAAGATTATTTATCAAGGTTTCATATGTTAATTGATGAAGCAAGCAGATCCCCCCTACATAGGGAATTTACACCTATTGCGGAAGAACTTTTAAGAAGTGGAAAACAAATTCTGGGTTCGTTAAACGTAATAGGAGATCCTATGCAAGCTATCTCATTAACAGAATTTTATAGAATTAGTAGAAGGGAATATCTGTTAATGGAAAAAATCTTAATGAAATTAATAGAAAACGATTATCCAGATTTATATAAGGATATAATTAATAAGAAAATCGATTTAATGGATGCAATATATCAGAATCCACCAAAATCTTTCTACAATTTTTTAGATACTACTAGAAGGTTACCTACTCCTACAGAAGAAATAATTAGCAATGCGTATTATGGAGGACTGTTAAAATCTGTTGTTGATGGGAAAAGGGTCATAAAGGAAATAGGACGCAGCTATGATAGTGAAATATTAAATAGATTAAAAAACGAACAAGAGCTTAGTGGATTCGCAAAAAACATAGAAGAAGTGATTACTACTGAGAGAATTGGGATCTACCATCATGTAAGGCAAAAGTTTGCTTATAATGATCCAGAATACGATTTATACGATGATATTAGAGCTAAAATAGCCGCAAGTTATGCTATTATATTAGCAGCAGCTACAAAAAAACATACTACTATTATATCACCCTATGTTGATATGTCAATTCAAACTAAATTACTTATAAGTAGTCTTATAAACAGATATAATCTGAGAGAGCTTAACGAACTAATTGATGTTACAACAGTTCAATCAATGTTAGGAGGAGAAGACTATAATATTATTGCTGTACTTGGAAAAGAACATACTACACAGAGTTACGATGAGCCACTATATACTATTTACTTTAATGAACCAGAGCTTCTAAATGTTCAACTTAGCAGGCATAAAGGTATTTTTATAGTTGTAGGGAACTTAGGAAGATTAAGAACTACTGCAGGAAAGGAACATAAAGATGAAATCAAAACTGCTGCAGAAGAGGTGGCTAGACTATCTGGAATTGAGTTTAGGGGAACGAGGAAAAGTGATATAGATATTATTGATCCTCATGCTGAGTTATTATTTGATATATATGATCAATAG
- a CDS encoding PD-(D/E)XK nuclease family protein, producing MSIRDEDISYEEIYDYIDYIDKLNTNEKNLCEENIDILLRSTGHIAKVTNIANGVGYCIYKAKLQEFIGVRDFIVSNTPGKGTDIHKLLGLVSIEMFNQNKPLSLSEMRELIEKAYDDNVDLFADRERKEDYIALAYEMLSSLQNALVNKIYPILNTSFNRLFPVVEQQFHDYEYHILGVPDLILEDKENKKAIVVEWKTYDEQVYDTEKAQVIAYSLLEARRLGYSGKDAVDAITGKWDDIQKTIKDVKVLPLIIRPGIGKGRKLTLQPHPILFSNTKEKFIEFRKLVGKVIVVAGYLTLQLVNPKVFGIDEEEVKEYCKLKIRDKEYSALRLIPLGLRRGNPTKRDKFPCKTGNKPLCPLIEACGFYLGQYKKTPFDIVMWALRYYTLGIRENTSITFKVIYELFRKHRRDDVISNLKNGNGYEWTFPAGPLIRQDKKKQRILIYKDKKIFQQIRVDVIDGIYDSDNFVIYRKIRDYEKNDGKLRVIREGKPVMLFLNDASRIPSLSLNLTARVDRVEIDNDLVKYYINIPSSVFRYSLTLIKKYIEKYPELVKDSLFVETGVDLTSRELMTIDAIQRKLRDDSQKIMEKIEKRIDEKEEAEKIFKKVADDLEKESNNGWDLYQTIDDILPKLISKLNKPGN from the coding sequence ATGAGTATAAGAGATGAGGATATAAGTTATGAAGAGATTTATGATTATATAGATTATATAGATAAATTAAATACAAATGAAAAAAATTTATGCGAAGAGAATATTGATATCTTACTTAGATCCACAGGCCATATAGCTAAGGTAACTAACATAGCTAACGGTGTAGGATATTGTATATATAAAGCCAAGTTACAAGAGTTCATTGGCGTACGTGATTTCATAGTATCTAATACACCTGGTAAAGGAACTGATATTCACAAGTTATTAGGTTTAGTTTCAATTGAAATGTTTAACCAGAATAAGCCTCTTAGTTTATCTGAAATGAGGGAATTAATTGAAAAAGCATATGATGATAATGTAGATTTGTTTGCAGACAGAGAGCGAAAAGAAGATTATATAGCATTAGCTTATGAGATGCTTAGCTCTCTACAAAATGCGTTAGTAAATAAGATTTATCCTATACTTAACACTTCATTTAATAGATTATTTCCAGTTGTAGAACAGCAATTTCATGATTACGAATATCACATCTTAGGAGTACCTGACCTAATATTAGAGGATAAGGAAAATAAAAAGGCTATAGTAGTAGAATGGAAAACTTACGATGAACAAGTTTATGACACAGAAAAAGCGCAAGTTATTGCATATTCATTATTAGAAGCAAGAAGATTAGGATATTCGGGCAAAGATGCTGTAGATGCTATAACAGGGAAATGGGATGATATTCAAAAAACTATCAAGGACGTCAAAGTTCTCCCTTTAATAATAAGACCTGGGATTGGAAAAGGAAGAAAACTAACTTTACAACCACATCCAATACTGTTCTCTAATACTAAGGAAAAATTTATTGAATTTAGAAAATTAGTTGGTAAGGTAATAGTAGTTGCAGGATACCTTACATTGCAATTGGTTAATCCCAAAGTATTTGGAATAGATGAGGAAGAAGTTAAGGAGTACTGCAAATTAAAAATCAGAGATAAGGAATATAGTGCACTGAGATTAATACCACTTGGACTACGTAGAGGAAATCCTACCAAGAGAGATAAGTTTCCTTGCAAAACTGGGAACAAACCATTATGTCCTCTTATTGAGGCATGTGGATTCTATTTAGGGCAATACAAGAAAACGCCATTCGATATTGTAATGTGGGCTTTAAGATACTATACTCTAGGTATCAGAGAGAACACTTCAATAACATTTAAAGTTATATATGAACTTTTTAGAAAGCATAGAAGAGACGATGTAATCAGCAACCTTAAGAATGGTAATGGATATGAATGGACGTTTCCAGCAGGCCCATTAATAAGACAAGATAAAAAGAAACAGCGTATTTTAATTTACAAAGATAAGAAAATTTTTCAACAGATACGCGTAGATGTAATAGATGGAATATATGATTCAGATAATTTTGTAATATATAGAAAAATTAGAGATTATGAAAAAAACGATGGAAAACTTAGAGTTATAAGAGAGGGGAAACCGGTAATGTTATTTTTAAATGATGCATCTAGAATACCCTCATTGTCACTTAATCTTACCGCGAGAGTAGACAGGGTTGAAATAGATAATGATTTAGTAAAATATTATATTAATATACCTTCAAGCGTATTTAGATACTCATTAACTCTTATTAAAAAATATATTGAGAAATATCCAGAACTAGTTAAAGACTCTCTATTTGTAGAAACAGGAGTTGATTTAACGTCTAGAGAGCTCATGACAATCGATGCAATCCAAAGAAAACTAAGAGATGACAGTCAAAAAATAATGGAAAAGATTGAAAAAAGAATTGATGAAAAAGAAGAGGCAGAAAAAATATTCAAGAAAGTAGCTGATGATCTAGAGAAAGAAAGTAATAACGGATGGGATCTATATCAGACAATTGATGATATATTGCCTAAATTAATTAGTAAACTAAATAAACCAGGTAATTAG
- a CDS encoding RNA-guided endonuclease InsQ/TnpB family protein, giving the protein MLRNLRIKSFQPEEEYIYLTYSLKNDKKEESRVLLENYKNLLQKALDWLWDRTRIERKEVKKGKKVITKVKIKLPKKKEVYKTLRDELEKINVLASHYADKTISDAYSILRSWKRRAEKGQASLRKPRLKKVYVRVKSTLRKVKGESVRITIRPYEYITFSWSHKWFSRRVKGLELGEPIIKEDIVYLPFRYKLPWFTPIDFLAIDSNLYTLDAYDGEKFVTFSLKELYSIKFGMELKRGRIQRFASKHGRKGKELLRKYSHRERNRVLDYVHKFVNKLLEMYPITMFAVEKLNKQEMFRDANDSLSKKISRTVWRSIHRVLKYKAPLYGSFVKEVNPYLTSKSCPRCGWVSRKVGRTFRCEKCGLTLDRQLNASLNIYLKMCGFPHIRETPRVWVGVTPLKGRRRMSGALPRDSGEAQRLRIDIKYHEIL; this is encoded by the coding sequence GTGTTGAGGAACTTAAGAATTAAATCATTCCAACCAGAAGAGGAATACATTTACCTAACGTACTCCTTGAAGAACGATAAGAAGGAGGAAAGCAGAGTATTACTAGAAAACTACAAAAACCTACTACAGAAAGCATTAGACTGGTTATGGGATAGAACTAGGATAGAGAGAAAAGAAGTGAAGAAGGGTAAGAAAGTCATCACAAAGGTCAAAATAAAATTACCTAAAAAGAAGGAAGTATACAAGACGTTGAGAGACGAGTTAGAGAAGATCAACGTTCTGGCTTCCCACTATGCTGACAAGACAATAAGTGACGCTTACTCAATATTGAGGAGTTGGAAGAGGAGGGCTGAGAAGGGGCAAGCATCATTAAGGAAACCTAGACTGAAGAAGGTTTACGTTAGGGTAAAATCAACACTTAGGAAGGTTAAGGGTGAGAGTGTAAGGATTACTATAAGACCTTACGAGTACATTACCTTCTCTTGGTCTCACAAATGGTTTTCAAGAAGAGTTAAAGGGCTTGAACTAGGTGAGCCCATAATTAAGGAGGATATCGTATATCTACCATTTCGTTATAAGTTACCTTGGTTTACTCCCATAGATTTCCTAGCAATTGATAGTAACTTGTACACATTAGACGCTTATGATGGAGAGAAGTTCGTTACATTTTCCTTGAAGGAGTTGTACAGCATAAAGTTTGGGATGGAGTTGAAGAGGGGTAGAATACAACGTTTTGCTTCAAAGCACGGTAGGAAGGGGAAGGAGTTGTTGAGGAAGTATTCCCACCGTGAAAGGAACCGTGTGCTGGATTATGTTCACAAGTTTGTGAATAAGTTGCTGGAGATGTATCCCATTACGATGTTTGCTGTTGAGAAGTTGAATAAGCAAGAGATGTTTAGAGATGCTAATGATTCCCTTTCTAAGAAGATTTCAAGGACTGTATGGAGGAGTATTCATCGCGTTCTAAAGTACAAGGCTCCTCTTTACGGTTCCTTTGTTAAGGAGGTTAACCCATACCTCACATCTAAGTCCTGCCCCAGATGTGGATGGGTTTCCCGAAAGGTTGGTAGGACTTTTAGGTGTGAGAAGTGCGGGTTAACCTTGGACAGACAGCTAAATGCGTCTCTTAATATCTACCTCAAGATGTGCGGGTTTCCCCACATCCGTGAAACACCACGGGTGTGGGTTGGGGTTACCCCGCTAAAGGGGCGGAGGAGGATGAGTGGGGCATTGCCCCGTGACTCTGGTGAAGCCCAACGGCTGAGGATTGATATTAAATATCATGAAATCCTATGA